One part of the Clostridium thermosuccinogenes genome encodes these proteins:
- a CDS encoding glucosamine-6-phosphate deaminase has protein sequence MESPAFSFNFRVKIYNDRDSMGKAAACDAGAYMRKLLKIKDEINCIFAAAPSQNEFLKYLAVQDIEWSRVNAFHMDEYISLKKGDERLFASFLKANIFDKVRFKKVHYMEINEASIDEGIREYEELLVEHPVDIVFMGIGENGHIAFNDPHVADFRDNKTIKVVDLDEKCRMQQVHDGCFPSLEEVPKYAVTLTIPALMRATKIFCIVPSATKAEAVKLTVLGEVTEKCPATILRKHSDATLYLDREAGKYLIQEVE, from the coding sequence ATGGAAAGCCCTGCTTTTAGCTTTAATTTCAGAGTAAAAATATATAATGACAGGGACAGCATGGGAAAAGCAGCAGCCTGTGACGCCGGAGCATATATGAGGAAGCTGCTGAAAATAAAAGATGAGATAAATTGCATATTCGCTGCTGCTCCGTCTCAGAATGAATTTCTGAAGTATCTTGCTGTGCAGGATATAGAATGGTCCAGGGTTAATGCCTTTCATATGGATGAATACATAAGCTTAAAAAAAGGAGATGAGAGGCTTTTCGCCAGCTTCTTGAAGGCAAACATCTTTGATAAGGTCCGGTTTAAAAAGGTGCACTATATGGAAATAAACGAGGCAAGCATTGACGAAGGGATCAGGGAATATGAGGAATTGCTGGTGGAGCATCCGGTGGATATCGTCTTTATGGGGATAGGAGAAAACGGGCATATTGCTTTTAATGACCCGCATGTTGCTGATTTTAGAGACAATAAAACGATTAAGGTCGTGGATCTGGATGAAAAATGCAGGATGCAGCAGGTGCATGACGGCTGCTTTCCCAGCCTGGAAGAGGTGCCTAAATATGCGGTCACCCTGACGATTCCTGCTTTGATGAGGGCAACGAAAATATTTTGCATCGTTCCCTCCGCTACAAAGGCTGAAGCGGTAAAACTGACGGTGCTGGGGGAAGTAACGGAAAAATGTCCTGCCACCATCCTCAGAAAGCACAGCGATGCCACTTTGTACCTGGACAGGGAAGCAGGAAAATATCTTATACAGGAAGTGGAATAG
- a CDS encoding Gfo/Idh/MocA family protein, translating to MSRKLNFAIVGCGVIAPSHADSIKNIEEARLYAVCDIVPEKADGFAKKYMVDHVYYDYREMMKDPAIDVVCVCVPSGIHGEISKAAARAGKHIVCEKPMEITPEKMDDVIKVVRECGVKMQCIFQRRTMNAAIAVKKAIGEGKLGRIVLADAYLKYYRSQEYYNSADWRGTWELDGGGALMNQGVHGIDLLLWMVGEKVKKVFAKAGTLARKIDVEDTAAAILQFEGGGFGVIEGTTSVYPGFETRFEIHGEKGTVIFDDSGIKAWKFIGDDAPEVPDAGESLGGASDPAKISSAGHYILIKDLIEAIHEDREPMIPPEEARTAVDIICAIYKSSRENRELDFQI from the coding sequence ATGAGCAGAAAATTGAATTTTGCAATTGTTGGCTGTGGGGTAATTGCGCCCAGCCATGCCGACTCCATTAAAAATATTGAAGAAGCCAGGCTTTATGCGGTATGTGATATAGTACCCGAAAAAGCAGATGGTTTTGCCAAGAAATATATGGTGGACCACGTGTATTATGACTACAGAGAGATGATGAAGGACCCTGCCATAGATGTGGTATGTGTTTGTGTCCCCAGCGGCATCCATGGAGAGATTTCAAAAGCAGCGGCAAGAGCTGGAAAGCATATAGTATGTGAAAAGCCAATGGAGATAACCCCGGAAAAGATGGATGATGTGATAAAGGTTGTGCGGGAATGCGGCGTAAAGATGCAGTGCATTTTTCAGAGAAGGACAATGAACGCTGCAATTGCAGTAAAAAAAGCAATTGGTGAGGGCAAACTAGGGAGAATAGTGCTGGCAGACGCTTATCTCAAATATTACAGATCCCAGGAATACTATAACAGTGCAGATTGGAGAGGAACATGGGAGCTGGACGGAGGCGGAGCCCTTATGAACCAAGGTGTCCATGGCATTGATCTTCTGCTCTGGATGGTTGGAGAAAAGGTGAAAAAGGTTTTTGCCAAGGCCGGCACTCTTGCAAGGAAAATAGACGTTGAAGACACAGCGGCTGCAATACTGCAGTTTGAAGGCGGTGGATTCGGTGTGATTGAAGGAACGACTTCGGTATATCCGGGTTTTGAGACCAGGTTTGAAATCCATGGTGAAAAAGGTACTGTCATATTCGACGATTCAGGAATTAAAGCATGGAAATTCATAGGGGATGATGCGCCGGAGGTGCCTGACGCCGGGGAAAGTTTGGGAGGAGCGTCGGACCCTGCAAAAATTTCCTCAGCCGGGCATTATATTTTGATAAAGGACTTGATTGAAGCCATCCACGAGGACAGAGAACCAATGATTCCGCCTGAGGAGGCGAGGACAGCAGTGGATATTATCTGTGCCATATATAAATCTTCAAGGGAAAACAGGGAGCTGGATTTTCAGATATAA
- a CDS encoding AraC family transcriptional regulator gives MDSDIFKDNDISFFDSRSNFNKRIPFKAYLLDGEMCGITKHTHDYMQIWYVCKGVCSHWINNNEHRMVKGDLFVIPPYVVHQMRKIKDEDVKIIGIEFSTEFVSSEYDDFTKNKGFFDFAYLEPFLVSKDMVKPKLVLSHEAQMEVEKLTMEMLKEYDSEERYYELYIKANLLKLLAVIAREYAKSPKDKESDEIFDKYRNAILNSIQYIKDNFTQDLHLDDVCKHSMMSKTYFCYVFKNLTGKTFTEFHTELRIQKALELLNTTDASITEICYSVGYNDVTHFCRTFKKQVGVSPRLYRKERAE, from the coding sequence ATGGACAGTGATATATTCAAGGACAATGATATAAGCTTTTTTGATTCCAGGAGCAATTTTAATAAAAGGATACCCTTCAAAGCATATCTTCTTGATGGGGAAATGTGTGGGATTACCAAACATACTCATGATTATATGCAGATATGGTATGTCTGCAAAGGTGTTTGCAGCCACTGGATAAATAATAATGAACACCGGATGGTAAAAGGGGATTTGTTTGTAATTCCTCCCTATGTTGTTCATCAAATGAGGAAGATCAAAGATGAGGATGTAAAAATCATTGGAATAGAATTTTCCACCGAGTTTGTCAGCAGTGAATATGATGATTTCACAAAAAACAAGGGGTTTTTTGATTTTGCCTACTTAGAACCCTTTCTGGTCTCCAAGGACATGGTTAAGCCAAAGCTTGTTCTATCCCATGAAGCTCAGATGGAAGTGGAGAAGCTAACCATGGAAATGCTCAAAGAGTACGATTCAGAAGAAAGATATTATGAACTATACATAAAAGCCAATCTGCTAAAGCTTCTTGCCGTAATTGCAAGGGAATATGCAAAAAGTCCCAAGGATAAAGAGTCGGATGAAATTTTTGATAAGTACAGAAATGCCATTTTAAACTCAATTCAGTATATAAAAGACAATTTTACCCAGGATTTGCATCTTGATGATGTATGCAAGCATTCGATGATGTCCAAAACGTATTTTTGCTATGTATTTAAAAACCTTACAGGTAAAACCTTTACGGAATTTCATACGGAGCTCAGGATTCAAAAAGCTTTGGAACTGCTTAACACCACAGATGCATCAATAACTGAAATATGCTACAGCGTCGGATACAATGACGTCACGCATTTTTGCAGGACATTCAAGAAGCAGGTGGGTGTATCGCCGAGGCTTTACAGAAAAGAAAGAGCTGAATAG
- a CDS encoding sugar phosphate isomerase/epimerase family protein, whose translation MKLGVITDEVTQDIRKAVDFAVKHGLHGLELRSVDDMSIDMVPEKRINEIKNIIESHDLEVCNISSSFFKCSMDSEKEYDDNIEKLKRLMERAHILGCSTIRGFSFFTDGSFDERIGEIIDKFQLPLEMTEKEGIQLLLEPDPSVFTTNCKKLSKLIGLLNSRHIGAVYDPGNDIYDPDFEKPYPDGFNEIQDHIRHVHVKDAKLIDGKPESVKVGTGWVPFAEIFKALHSMGYDGYVVLETHYRPKLKIPEELLKKPGGSLFSYNGDLASEESMVELKKMLADYL comes from the coding sequence ATGAAGCTGGGAGTAATAACCGATGAAGTAACCCAGGACATAAGAAAAGCTGTGGATTTTGCCGTGAAACATGGTCTTCACGGTCTGGAGCTGAGATCTGTTGATGACATGAGCATAGATATGGTTCCGGAAAAAAGGATAAACGAAATTAAAAATATCATTGAAAGCCATGATCTGGAAGTGTGCAATATCAGCAGTTCATTTTTCAAATGCTCGATGGACAGTGAAAAGGAATACGATGATAATATTGAAAAGCTGAAAAGGTTGATGGAAAGAGCTCATATACTTGGCTGCAGCACAATAAGAGGTTTTTCGTTTTTCACTGACGGAAGCTTTGATGAAAGAATAGGGGAGATTATAGATAAGTTCCAGCTTCCTCTTGAAATGACTGAAAAAGAAGGCATTCAGCTTTTGCTGGAACCGGACCCCAGCGTATTTACCACCAACTGCAAAAAATTGTCAAAGCTTATAGGTCTTCTGAACAGCAGACATATTGGGGCTGTTTATGACCCGGGAAATGATATTTACGACCCTGATTTTGAAAAGCCCTATCCCGATGGCTTTAATGAAATACAAGATCACATAAGGCATGTACATGTCAAAGATGCAAAACTCATAGACGGAAAACCGGAATCGGTGAAGGTCGGAACCGGCTGGGTGCCTTTTGCTGAGATTTTTAAGGCCTTACACTCCATGGGATATGACGGGTATGTTGTCCTGGAAACCCACTACAGGCCAAAATTGAAAATTCCTGAGGAGTTGCTCAAAAAGCCTGGAGGAAGTCTTTTCTCATATAACGGAGACTTGGCATCGGAGGAAAGCATGGTGGAGTTAAAGAAAATGCTGGCGGATTATTTATGA
- a CDS encoding M55 family metallopeptidase produces the protein MKAYISADLEGIAGVITKEHQTKGTPEYNEACRLLSQEVYSVVDGLVDAGVDEVYVFDAHSTGVNFLYDYMHPKAKYIMGYSHPNVRFPLLDSSFDFIILQGYHAMAGTEGAVLDHTFSSAHIHNVYVNGLKAGEIYIDALIASELKVPVAMVTGDDKAVKEALEFLPWVKAYETKKGIARHCALMTPPSVVRDELKKLAGQVVKEKDNFKLLDVPKEVEIHYEAAMTSDADTFNFKNAGMTRIDGRTVIKRGTGVWDTFRK, from the coding sequence ATGAAAGCTTATATCAGTGCGGACCTGGAAGGCATTGCAGGAGTTATTACAAAAGAGCATCAGACAAAGGGGACACCGGAGTATAACGAGGCTTGCAGGCTGCTAAGCCAGGAAGTTTACAGTGTTGTGGACGGGCTTGTAGATGCAGGGGTGGATGAGGTATATGTTTTTGATGCCCATAGTACAGGGGTTAATTTTCTATATGACTATATGCATCCGAAGGCAAAATATATAATGGGTTATTCCCATCCTAACGTAAGATTTCCGTTACTGGACAGCTCCTTTGATTTTATTATACTCCAGGGTTATCATGCGATGGCAGGTACAGAAGGAGCTGTGCTTGACCATACCTTCAGTTCTGCTCATATCCATAATGTTTATGTAAATGGATTAAAAGCCGGCGAAATATATATTGACGCCCTTATTGCCAGCGAACTTAAGGTTCCGGTCGCCATGGTCACCGGGGATGATAAAGCGGTTAAAGAAGCTCTGGAGTTTTTGCCATGGGTAAAGGCATATGAGACCAAGAAGGGTATAGCGAGGCACTGCGCTTTGATGACCCCTCCATCCGTGGTGAGGGATGAGCTAAAAAAGCTGGCGGGACAGGTGGTTAAAGAAAAAGATAATTTTAAGCTTCTGGATGTTCCGAAGGAAGTGGAGATACATTACGAAGCGGCCATGACATCCGATGCGGATACTTTTAATTTCAAAAACGCAGGTATGACCAGAATAGACGGAAGGACTGTAATAAAACGTGGAACCGGAGTATGGGATACTTTTAGAAAATAG
- the nagA gene encoding N-acetylglucosamine-6-phosphate deacetylase, whose amino-acid sequence MFTFINGKIIQPDGVLEGYCLTVESGRITGLYRDEGKHEGNIIDACGSYISPGFIDIHVHGGGEGDFMDRDVQSVEKIIAVHTAHGTTGIYPTTLTCPEEEMYQAIEVITDYKNLGLKGAEILGIHIEGPYLNVAQKGAQDSKYLKMPKKEEYGRLLDYSKLIKRMTFAPELEGGMELGRELRERGIVASIGHSEAEYEDVVKAFEIGVRHVTHLYSGMQGVHRVKGFRRLGIVECAYLLDEMTVEIIADGCHLPIELLKLIYKIKGAERIALVTDAMRAAGRTEGESVLGSMENGQKVILKDGVAFMPDFECFAGSIATMDRLVRNMYRGAGVEIHNAVKMATETPASIMGCSGRKGSLEIGKDADVIIFDDDINIKYVMTRGEEFLNTL is encoded by the coding sequence ATGTTTACCTTTATAAACGGGAAGATAATTCAGCCGGACGGGGTACTGGAAGGCTATTGCCTGACCGTCGAGAGTGGAAGGATTACAGGGCTTTACAGGGATGAAGGAAAGCATGAGGGCAATATAATTGATGCATGCGGAAGCTATATTTCACCGGGTTTTATAGACATACATGTTCATGGAGGAGGGGAAGGGGACTTCATGGACAGGGATGTGCAATCCGTTGAGAAAATAATTGCCGTTCATACTGCCCACGGAACTACAGGAATTTATCCCACGACCCTTACCTGCCCTGAAGAGGAAATGTATCAGGCTATAGAGGTCATAACGGATTATAAGAACCTTGGCCTGAAGGGTGCCGAAATTCTTGGAATCCACATTGAGGGACCGTATCTGAACGTCGCACAGAAGGGCGCCCAGGATTCCAAATACTTAAAGATGCCGAAAAAGGAGGAATACGGCCGCTTGCTCGATTACAGCAAGCTAATAAAAAGAATGACCTTTGCTCCTGAACTGGAAGGGGGCATGGAGCTTGGAAGGGAATTGAGAGAAAGAGGAATAGTGGCATCCATCGGGCATTCGGAAGCGGAGTATGAGGATGTAGTCAAAGCTTTTGAAATCGGAGTAAGGCATGTTACCCACCTTTATTCGGGAATGCAGGGAGTACATAGGGTAAAAGGCTTCAGAAGGCTTGGAATTGTTGAATGCGCATACCTGCTGGATGAAATGACGGTGGAAATCATAGCAGACGGATGCCATCTTCCTATAGAACTGCTAAAACTGATTTATAAAATAAAAGGAGCTGAAAGGATAGCTCTTGTTACTGATGCGATGAGGGCAGCGGGAAGGACAGAAGGGGAGTCGGTTTTAGGAAGCATGGAAAATGGACAAAAAGTCATTCTAAAGGACGGCGTGGCATTTATGCCGGATTTTGAATGCTTTGCCGGGAGCATAGCCACAATGGACAGGCTGGTAAGAAACATGTACAGGGGTGCGGGAGTTGAAATTCATAATGCGGTAAAGATGGCCACAGAGACTCCTGCCAGCATCATGGGATGCAGCGGCAGAAAAGGCAGCCTGGAGATAGGAAAGGATGCCGATGTTATAATATTTGACGATGATATCAATATTAAATATGTAATGACCAGAGGAGAGGAATTCCTGAATACTCTTTGA
- a CDS encoding sugar phosphate isomerase/epimerase family protein, with amino-acid sequence MKISIFSLMFKERSLEDAIELSAKLGYDGIELWGGESHFPAWTSLERAKEIRSMLDYHNLYVPCIGAYTGGFSTMSDEQCEKELEDLEKYLCLMDVVKCDIIRVACGGPNAFKAEKYHYQKAVYWIQKAADLAKQHGKKIAMEIHNGNLIETVEAAKTFIDMVDRENAGLIHDAANMYITDTDYGSRSVEVLKDKIYHVHVKDLARVNDDSLPGAFRDRTVYGTEIFQQKLMGEGAVDHVPLFKALMKIGYDGYLSAECHAQVPDERRAAQEIREIRKQLDIAQKDARTFE; translated from the coding sequence TTGAAAATTTCCATATTTTCATTGATGTTTAAAGAAAGATCCTTAGAGGACGCCATAGAATTGTCTGCAAAATTAGGTTATGACGGCATTGAGCTTTGGGGAGGCGAATCCCATTTTCCTGCTTGGACATCGCTTGAGAGGGCAAAAGAGATAAGAAGCATGCTGGATTATCATAACCTTTATGTTCCGTGCATTGGAGCCTATACTGGGGGTTTTTCCACCATGTCCGATGAACAGTGTGAAAAGGAACTGGAGGATCTGGAAAAATACCTGTGTTTAATGGATGTGGTAAAATGTGATATCATCAGAGTAGCATGCGGAGGACCAAATGCCTTTAAAGCTGAAAAATATCACTATCAGAAGGCTGTCTACTGGATTCAAAAAGCGGCAGATCTGGCAAAACAGCACGGGAAGAAAATAGCCATGGAAATCCACAATGGAAATCTCATAGAAACGGTTGAGGCAGCTAAGACCTTCATCGATATGGTGGATAGGGAAAATGCAGGATTAATCCACGATGCGGCGAATATGTACATAACGGATACTGATTATGGAAGCCGTTCGGTGGAAGTTTTAAAGGACAAAATATATCATGTCCATGTTAAGGATCTGGCAAGGGTGAATGATGATTCCCTTCCGGGAGCATTCAGGGACAGAACTGTTTATGGTACTGAGATATTCCAGCAAAAGCTCATGGGTGAAGGAGCCGTAGATCATGTACCATTGTTTAAAGCCCTGATGAAGATTGGATATGATGGTTATCTGTCTGCTGAATGCCATGCCCAAGTTCCGGACGAGCGGAGGGCGGCTCAAGAAATAAGGGAGATTAGGAAGCAACTGGATATAGCCCAAAAAGATGCGAGGACATTTGAATAA
- a CDS encoding L-rhamnose isomerase yields the protein MYNSKENVIKNYELAKEAYAAFGIDTDSILKEMDKVSISLHCWQGDDVTGFEAGVDGLTGGGIMATGNYPGKARNGDELRQDMDFALSLIPGCHRVNLHAIYAETDGLHVERDQISVEHFRRWIDWAKSKGIGLDFNPTFFSHPMADSGFTLSSRDERVRKFWIRHAQKCREIANSIGEELGTPCVNNLWIPDGSKDLPANRMEHRKILKDSLDEIYETRYSKSNILDSIESKLFGIGSESYVVGSHEFYMGYAMKNDVMLCLDAGHFHPTEGIADKISSILTFSDELLLHLSRGVRWDSDHVVILNDDLLATAHEIKRCDAFDRVHIALDFFDASINRIEAWVTGTRAALKAILIAMLEPTQRLLAEEKNGKLGNRLALMEEFKALPYAAVWDKYCLDKGVPVGIEWIDKVNEYESNILSKRK from the coding sequence ATGTACAATAGCAAAGAAAATGTGATTAAAAATTATGAACTGGCAAAGGAAGCCTACGCAGCGTTTGGTATTGATACCGACAGTATTCTTAAGGAAATGGATAAGGTGAGCATTTCCCTTCACTGCTGGCAGGGGGATGATGTCACAGGGTTTGAAGCCGGAGTTGACGGATTAACCGGCGGAGGAATAATGGCCACCGGCAACTACCCTGGAAAAGCAAGAAATGGGGATGAGCTCCGGCAGGATATGGATTTTGCCCTGAGTTTGATTCCTGGCTGCCATCGCGTCAATCTCCATGCCATTTATGCTGAAACTGACGGTCTTCATGTAGAGAGGGATCAGATTTCTGTCGAGCATTTCAGGAGATGGATTGACTGGGCAAAAAGCAAAGGAATAGGACTGGATTTCAATCCCACTTTCTTTTCCCATCCCATGGCCGATTCAGGTTTCACCCTTTCCAGCAGGGATGAGAGGGTGCGGAAATTCTGGATACGCCATGCACAGAAATGCCGTGAAATAGCAAATTCCATCGGTGAGGAGCTGGGTACGCCATGTGTAAATAATTTATGGATACCGGATGGTTCAAAGGACTTGCCGGCAAACCGCATGGAGCATCGTAAGATTTTGAAGGATTCTCTGGATGAGATATATGAAACCCGCTACAGCAAATCCAACATCCTGGATTCGATAGAATCCAAGCTTTTTGGAATAGGATCGGAGAGTTATGTGGTAGGCTCCCATGAGTTCTATATGGGTTATGCGATGAAAAACGATGTGATGCTTTGTCTTGATGCAGGGCATTTCCATCCCACCGAGGGCATAGCGGATAAAATCTCCTCCATCCTCACTTTTTCCGATGAGCTTTTGCTCCATTTAAGCCGTGGGGTGCGCTGGGACAGCGACCATGTGGTGATATTAAACGATGATTTGCTGGCAACAGCCCATGAGATTAAAAGATGCGATGCTTTTGACCGGGTCCATATCGCACTGGATTTCTTTGATGCCAGCATAAACAGGATAGAAGCATGGGTGACCGGGACCAGGGCTGCATTGAAGGCGATATTGATTGCCATGCTGGAGCCTACTCAAAGGCTTTTGGCCGAAGAGAAAAACGGAAAACTGGGCAACCGCCTGGCATTGATGGAAGAGTTCAAGGCGCTGCCTTACGCAGCCGTATGGGATAAATACTGCCTGGACAAAGGTGTCCCGGTAGGCATTGAATGGATTGACAAGGTTAATGAATATGAGAGCAATATTTTGAGCAAAAGAAAATAG